A single Brassica rapa cultivar Chiifu-401-42 chromosome A04, CAAS_Brap_v3.01, whole genome shotgun sequence DNA region contains:
- the LOC103863938 gene encoding uncharacterized isomerase PA3578 produces MKEVSGRRVPRVNFKYDCQQLVHIIQQKKQWPALDPELDEIETMKFAFNAFSIKFISRCENLRADSLAKDACSRVQSFSSIEDPVFGSAHCALAHYWSLKMNKCDFLAYQASRRNGTLEIHLDKEKQRVLLRGKAVTVMEGYVLV; encoded by the exons ATGAAGGAGGTAAGCGGACGTCGAGTGCCTCGAGTTAACTTCAAATATGATTGCCAGCAGCTCGTGCACATTATCCAGCAGAAGAAACAATGGCCTGCTCTAGATCCAGAATTGGATGAAATTGAAACCATGAAATTTGCCTTTAACGCCTTTTCTATTAAGTTTATCTCTCGCTGTGAAAATCTCCGTGCGGACAGTCTTGCTAAAGACGCCTGCTCACGAGTGCAAAGCTTCAGTTCCATCGAG GACCCTGTTTTTGGAAGTGCACATTGTGCATTGGCACATTACTGGAGCCTCAAGATGAACAAGTGTGACTTCTTAGCCTACCAA GCTTCGCGTAGGAATGGAACTCTTGAGATTCATTTAGACAAGGAGAAGCAGAGGGTTCTCCTGAGAGGCAAAGCCGTTACTGTAATGGAAGGCTATGTCTTGGTCTAA
- the LOC103863940 gene encoding serine/threonine-protein kinase D6PKL1 gives MSRQTPNLESSHDSSSNADSSQASGSESFKPSSSNGSQDVRLNNSVSLSFCSSNSVSSEANLDTNEAAFKRVFSPSKPHKGNDLRWDAIQSVKCSKNEDLGLGHFRLLKKLGCGDIGSVYLAELREMGCFFAMKVMDKGMLVGRKKLVRAQTEREILGLLDHPFLPTLYSHFETDKFSCLLMEFCSGGDLHILRQKQLGKHFSEQAARFYASEVLLALEYLHMMGVVYRDLKPENVMVREDGHIMLSDFDLSLQSFASPTLIQSTSQPSCDIASYCVQPSCIVDPSCRLPIACIQPSCFKPRFLNGKPRKANKTEKGGSDSLPMLIAEPTDARSMSFVGTHEYLAPEIIRGDGHGSSVDWWTFGIFLYELLTGKTPFKGNGNRETLFNVVGQPLKFPEGSISFAAKDLIRGLLAKDPKKRLGFKKGATEIKQHPFFNNVNWALIRSTNPPEIPKPIDLSILNETLKSSVQQQQEKHSQQSDSSSGLYLEFEFF, from the exons ATGAGCAGACAAACTCCAAATCTCGAGTCTTCACATGATTCTTCCTCCAATGCTGACTCGAGTCAAGCGTCTGGATCCGAGAGCTTCAAACCCAGCAGCAGCAATGGCTCCCAAGACGTAAGGCTCAACAACAGTGTCAGCTTAAGTTTCTGTAGCAGCAACAGTGTTAGCAGCGAAGCTAATCTCGATACGAATGAAGCCGCTTTCAAAAGGGTCTTCTCTCCCTCGAAGCCGCATAAAGGGAACGATCTCCGATGGGACGCGATTCAGAGCGTGAAATGCAGCAAGAACGAGGATCTGGGTTTAGGGCATTTCAGGCTGTTGAAGAAGCTGGGGTGCGGAGATATCGGGAGCGTGTACTTAGCCGAGCTAAGAGAGATGGGATGTTTCTTCGCCATGAAAGTGATGGATAAAGGAATGTTGGTGGGGAGGAAGAAACTGGTTAGGGCCCAGACCGAAAGAGAGATTCTCGGTTTGCTGGATCATCCTTTCCTGCCGACGCTTTACTCCCATTTCGAGACTGACAAGTTTTCTTGTCTTCTCATGGAGTTTTGCAGCGGCGGAGATCTTCATATCCTCCGGCAAAAACAGCTCGGAAAACATTTCTCCGAGCAAGCCGCCAG GTTTTATGCTTCTGAAGTACTTCTTGCGCTCGAGTATCTTCACATGATGGGTGTAGTGTACAGAGATTTGAAGCCAGAGAATGTAATGGTGAGAGAGGATGGTCACATTATGCTTTCGGATTTCGATCTCTCCTTGCAGAGTTTCGCGAGTCCTACACTGATTCAATCAACTTCGCAGCCTTCTTGTGACATTGCTTCGTACTGTGTCCAACCTTCTTGCATAGTAGATCCGTCCTGCAGATTACCAATAGCATGTATCCAACCATCGTGCTTCAAGCCTCGTTTCCTCAACGGTAAACCAAGAAAGGCCAACAAAACCGAGAAAGGCGGTTCAGATTCACTCCCGATGCTTATAGCCGAGCCAACGGATGCTCGGTCTATGTCATTCGTGGGGACTCACGAGTACTTAGCACCTGAGATCATTAGAGGAGATGGTCATGGAAGCTCTGTTGATTGGTGGACGTTTGGTATTTTCCTCTACGAGTTGTTAACCGGGAAAACGCCGTTTAAAGGTAACGGTAACCGCGAAACGCTGTTCAACGTTGTTGGACAGCCGCTAAAGTTTCCAGAAGGGTCTATAAGCTTTGCAGCTAAAGATTTGATAAGAGGTTTGCTTGCTAAAGATCCTAAGAAGAGGCTAGGTTTCAAGAAAGGTGCTACAGAGATTAAGCAACATCCTTTCTTTAACAATGTGAATTGGGCTCTTATCAGAAGCACAAACCCGCCAGAGATACCGAAACCTATCGATCTTTCGATACTAAATGAGACCCTCAAGTCATCagttcaacaacaacaagaaaagCATTCACAACAATCAGATTCTTCATCAGGTCTTTATTTAGAGTTTGAGTTCTTCTGA
- the LOC103863941 gene encoding thaumatin-like protein yields MRIQSSSLFHLFIIGCIVHGKVSCHEVTFYVQNKCPFPIWPAVAPNSGQPVLSSGGFYLPCGNTRRIDVPWGWNGRIWARTGCDFTSNWNQACETGDCDGRLECNGLIGKPPATLIQIAVQADKSKLNFYDVSLVDGYNLPVTVTSKPMSSKCTIFGCHRDLKTTCPEELQVVNKEGRVVACKSACLAFDNDRFCCRNAYGTPDKCKRTTYSMLFKEACPSYYSYAYDAPPPLVSCAAKEYIITFCPSSWGHSST; encoded by the exons ATGAGAATCCAATCTAGCTCCCTATTTCATCTTTTCATTATAGGTTGTATAGTACATG GTAAAGTATCATGTCATGAAGTAACATTCTATGTGCAAAATAAATGCCCATTTCCCATTTGGCCGGCTGTTGCCCCCAACTCTGGCCAGCCGGTGCTATCATCCGGTGGATTTTACCTGCCATGTGGAAATACCAGACGCATTGATGTTCCTTGGGGTTGGAATGGTCGTATTTGGGCTAGAACCGGCTGTGATTTCACTTCAAATTGGAATCAAGCTTGTGAAACGG GTGATTGTGATGGACGTTTGGAGTGTAACGGGTTGATCGGAAAACCACCGGCAACACTTATCCAAATTGCGGTACAAGCAGACAAATCGAAACTCAATTTCTATGATGTAAGTCTTGTGGACGGTTATAATCTCCCGGTCACAGTGACCTCCAAGCCCATGTCATCCAAATGCACCATCTTTGGTTGCCATAGAGATCTCAAAACCACATGTCCCGAAGAATTACAG GTTGTGAACAAAGAAGGACGAGTCGTGGCATGCAAGAGTGCTTGCTTAGCGTTTGATAACGACAGGTTTTGCTGTCGGAATGCGTACGGAACGCCGGATAAGTGCAAACGAACTACGTACTCTATGTTGTTTAAAGAAGCATGTCCCAGTTATTACAGTTATGCCTATGACGCACCTCCTCCTTTGGTCTCTTGCGCTGCCAAAGAATATATTATCACGTTTTGTCCGTCAAGTTGGGGTCACAGTTCCACgtaa
- the LOC103863942 gene encoding agamous-like MADS-box protein AGL75: MRPPRPSPSSKCSSSSSSYSLAATSLNSRLLTVFKKAQELTTLCDIEACVIHYGPDGELKTWPEDRDKVRSLALRYIQLDQDKRRKKSINLYEFLNKMKDKKKMINSFKKKAKRNVEELKYPISHHYSPYQINQLIQSLELSYSTLQERRRFLAAKANLEDRQHSFNPSQFTQESVLKNQELCVNVKNNNSFQHLCVSDYSTVQESALRYHSMLYGGTYDQNMMCMGNINNVQHPWLSNAHPPELQEPNQLMQHELNYGFDQNMLCMGDTTNSFSVVDPCLPNMLPDDFCFDFQDPYGGNMVGNPSFSQVFFSRHVFKLCLWEPTTSGVYSTISLAPTLLTKTLRFQAIYLMITESEAVYASACFYF, translated from the coding sequence ATGCGACCACCTCGTCCTTCCCCTAGTTCCAagtgctcttcttcttcttctagttATTCACTCGCTGCAACGAGTTTGAACAGCAGACTCTTGACGGTATTCAAGAAAGCACAAGAGCTTACTACTCTCTGTGATATCGAAGCCTGCGTCATTCATTACGGACCTGACGGCGAACTCAAGACATGGCCTGAGGACAGAGACAAAGTGAGATCCCTCGCTCTCCGCTACATCCAATTAGACCAAGACAAGAGACGCAAGAAAAGCATTAATCTTTACGAGTTCCTCAACAAGATGAAAGATAAGAAGAAGATGATTAATAGTTTCAAGAAGAAGGCGAAGAGGAATGTTGAAGAATTAAAGTATCCAATCTCTCATCACTACTCTCCCTACCAAATCAACCAACTCATTCAGTCCTTGGAACTAAGTTACTCTACGTTACAAGAAAGACGTCGTTTTCTTGCGGCAAAGGCAAACTTGGAGGATCGTCAACATTCTTTCAACCCTAGCCAGTTCACACAAGAGTCTGTGTTGAAAAATCAGGAGCTTTGTGTTAATGTTAAGAACAACAACAGCTTTCAACATCTTTGCGTTTCTGATTACTCAACGGTACAAGAATCTGCGTTACGTTATCACTCTATGCTTTATGGCGGTACTTATGATCAGAACATGATGTGTATGGGTAACATCAACAACGTTCAACATCCTTGGCTCTCAAACGCACACCCACCAGAGCTACAAGAACCTAATCAGTTGATGCAGCATGAGCTTAATTATGGCTTTGATCAAAACATGTTGTGTATGGGTGATACTACCAACAGCTTCAGCGTTGTAGATCCTTGTCTCCCAAACATGCTTCCAGATGATTTCTGCTTTGATTTTCAAGACCCTTATGGTGGTAACATGGTCGGTAACCCTAGTTTctctcaagtttttttttccagacATGTCTTCAAGCTATGTTTATGGGAGCCGACTACTTCAGGGGTCTACTCTACCATCTCTCTAGCTCCAACATTACTAACCAAAACTCTGAGATTCCAAGCAATTTACCTGATGATCACAGAGAGTGAAGCAGTTTATGCATCTGCATGTTTCTATTTTTGA
- the LOC103863943 gene encoding probable zinc transporter protein DDB_G0291141 isoform X1, with protein sequence MADHHHNHHQQHRPNRLSLPARSIGRAYPSFPYTPTPTPSKTRTRSIHGTTRSSISFLLLILFSLRSLYSLLPFLRSSPSFSLFPFTFLVSLLSFLFSLAFTLFSPSKKDSFLRHNRTAFSITLSQTKLILAKSVFLAVVFLLRFQALRYCSAAAMILAELSGTVSARVLSGDHGSSKVRGFCILFAGLLLLSISWDRVDCFPFSSSSLQNCLRIWPMLLPFLSGFLGCYEKVSMNWVEIKQLDQKRVRLITLFLTTVLLFPLALWSFVESDEAGVSFGNLGWPLANTVVFGVLLSESYNDDKLKKDSEREFLVTFLCTIVLELFYFPELSLWGLLLCGFLLYVAVRELDSSDYQEIGMESPESFSAVFMKPIRHILSEKKSRKIALFLLINTAYMVVEFVAGFMSNSLGLISDACHMLFDCAALAIGLYASYISRLPANHQFNYGRGRFEVLSGYVNAVFLVLVGALIVLESIERILDPQEISTSSLLVVSIGGLLVNVVGLIFFHEEHHHAHGGGSGCTHSHSHQSHKHEEHHDHDDHQHHSHSHKHEEHHDHHQHHSHNHKNEESHDHNHDHHHHSHSHTHEEHHEDNHSHGNDHGHHHHSDHKPAKGEIKEHHHIDHNMEGIFLHVLADTMGSVGVVVSTLLIKYKGWLVADPASSIFISILIIASVIPLLRNSAGILLQRVPKAHEHDLREAMRNILKTKGVCSIQRLHVWSFTNSDVVATLHLLVSGDSDKTDTKLQVSHLLEDAGVKDLTLQFCGFSLKT encoded by the exons ATGGCGGACCACCACCACAATCATCACCAACAACATCGACCAAATCGTCTTTCATTGCCTGCCCGATCAATCGGAAGAGCTTACCCTTCGTTCCCATACACTCCAACACCAACCCCTTCCAAAACCCGAACCAGATCGATCCATGGAACCACTAGATCCTCAATCTCATTTCTCCTCCTCATCCTCTTCTCTTTACGATCCCTCTACTCTCTCCTCCCCTTCCTCCGCTCTTCcccttccttctctctcttccctTTCACCTTCCTCGTCTCCCTCCTCTCGTTCCTCTTCTCTCTCGCCTTCACTCTCTTCTCTCCCTCCAAGAAAGACTCGTTCCTCCGCCACAACCGCACCGCCTTCTCGATCACCTTATCTCAAACGAAGCTCATACTCGCGAAATCGGTGTTTCTAGCGGTCGTCTTCCTCCTCCGATTCCAAGCTCTCCGCTACTGCAGCGCAGCCGCTATGATCTTGGCCGAGCTCTCCGGCACAGTCTCCGCCAGAGTCTTGTCAGGCGATCATGGATCATCCAAGGTTCGTGGGTTTTGCATTTTGTTCGCTGGGCTGTTGCTGTTATCGATCAGCTGGGATCGTGTAGACTGCTTCCCTTTCTCCTCGTCGTCTCTACAGAACTGCTTGAGAATATGGCCTATGCTGCTTCCGTTTCTATCTGGCTTCTTAGGCTGCTACGAGAAGGTTTCCATGAACTGGGTCGAGATCAAACAGCTTGATCAGAAACGGGTTCGTTTGATAACCTTGTTTCTAACCACCGTGTTGCTGTTCCCGCTTGCTCTCTGGAGCTTTGTTGAAAGTGATGAAGCTGGTGTCTCCTTTGGGAATCTAGGTTGGCCTTTAGCTAACACTGTTGTGTTCGGAGTACTCTTGAGTGAGAGTTACAACGACGATAAGTTGAAGAAAGACTCTGAGAGGGAGTTTCTCGTTACGTTTCTTTGCACTATTGTTTTGGAGCTCTTCTACTTTCCCGAGCTTTCTCTTTGGGGACTGTTGCTGTGTGGTTTCTTGCTTTACGTTGCGGTTAGAGAGTTAGACTCTTCGGATTATCAAGAGATTGGGATGGAATCTCCTGAGTCGTTCTCCGCCGTGTTTATGAAACCTATCCGTCATATTTTGAGTGAGAAGAAGTCTAGAAAGATTGCGCTTTTTCTTCTGATCAACACTGCGTATATGGTTGTTGAGTTTGTGGCGGGTTTCATGAGCAATAGTCTTGGACTTATCTCGGATGCTTGTCACATGTTGTTTGATTGTGCTGCTTTGGCGATTGGGTTGTATGCTTCTTATATCTCTCGTCTTCCTGCTAACCATCAGTTCAACTATGGTCGTGGGAGATTCGAGGTGCTTTCTGGTTATGTTAACGCGGtgtttcttgttcttgttgGAGCTCTCATTGTGCTTGAGTCGATTGAGAGGATCTTGGATCCTCAGGAGATTTCTACTAGTAGTCTTTTGGTTGTCTCGATTGGTGGGCTTCTTGTGAATGTTGTTGGGTTGATCTTTTTCCATGAGGAGCATCATCATGCTCATGGTGGAGGATCTGGTTGCACACATTCTCACTCCCACCAGTCTCATAAACATGAGGAGCATCATGATCATGATGATCATCAGCATCATTCCCATAGCCATAAACATGAAGAGCATCATGATCATCATCAGCATCATTCCCATAATCACAAAAATGAGGAGAGTCATGACCACAACCAtgaccatcatcatcattcCCATAGCCATACTCATGAGGAGCATCATGAAGACAACCACAGCCACGGGAACGACCATGGCCATCATCACCATTCTGATCATAAACCCGCAAAAGGTGAGATCAAGGAGCATCACCACATTGACCATAACATGGAAGGGATCTTCCTTCATGTTTTAGCAGACACCATGGGGAGTGTTGGAGTTGTGGTTTCGACACTCTTGATCAAATACAAGGGATGGTTAGTTGCAGATCCAGCAAGCTCGATCTTCATCTCCATCCTCATCATCGCTTCAGTCATTCCGTTGCTCAGAAACTCTGCAGGGATTCTACTGCAGAGAGTCCCCAAGGCTCACGAGCACGACCTGAGAGAAGCCATGAGGAACATCCTCAAGACGAAAGGCGTTTGCAGTATCCAGAGACTACATGTATGGAGCTTCACGAACTCAGACGTGGTGGCTACTCTCCATCTCCTTGTGTCAGGTGATTCAGATAAGACGGATACTAAGTTGCAAGTCTCGCATTTGTTAGAAGATGCAGGAGTGAAGGATTTGACTTTGCAG TTCTGTGGATTTTCATTAAAGACATGA
- the LOC103863943 gene encoding probable zinc transporter protein DDB_G0291141 isoform X2 codes for MADHHHNHHQQHRPNRLSLPARSIGRAYPSFPYTPTPTPSKTRTRSIHGTTRSSISFLLLILFSLRSLYSLLPFLRSSPSFSLFPFTFLVSLLSFLFSLAFTLFSPSKKDSFLRHNRTAFSITLSQTKLILAKSVFLAVVFLLRFQALRYCSAAAMILAELSGTVSARVLSGDHGSSKVRGFCILFAGLLLLSISWDRVDCFPFSSSSLQNCLRIWPMLLPFLSGFLGCYEKVSMNWVEIKQLDQKRVRLITLFLTTVLLFPLALWSFVESDEAGVSFGNLGWPLANTVVFGVLLSESYNDDKLKKDSEREFLVTFLCTIVLELFYFPELSLWGLLLCGFLLYVAVRELDSSDYQEIGMESPESFSAVFMKPIRHILSEKKSRKIALFLLINTAYMVVEFVAGFMSNSLGLISDACHMLFDCAALAIGLYASYISRLPANHQFNYGRGRFEVLSGYVNAVFLVLVGALIVLESIERILDPQEISTSSLLVVSIGGLLVNVVGLIFFHEEHHHAHGGGSGCTHSHSHQSHKHEEHHDHDDHQHHSHSHKHEEHHDHHQHHSHNHKNEESHDHNHDHHHHSHSHTHEEHHEDNHSHGNDHGHHHHSDHKPAKGEIKEHHHIDHNMEGIFLHVLADTMGSVGVVVSTLLIKYKGWLVADPASSIFISILIIASVIPLLRNSAGILLQRVPKAHEHDLREAMRNILKTKGVCSIQRLHVWSFTNSDVVATLHLLVSGDSDKTDTKLQVSHLLEDAGVKDLTLQVEFVNS; via the coding sequence ATGGCGGACCACCACCACAATCATCACCAACAACATCGACCAAATCGTCTTTCATTGCCTGCCCGATCAATCGGAAGAGCTTACCCTTCGTTCCCATACACTCCAACACCAACCCCTTCCAAAACCCGAACCAGATCGATCCATGGAACCACTAGATCCTCAATCTCATTTCTCCTCCTCATCCTCTTCTCTTTACGATCCCTCTACTCTCTCCTCCCCTTCCTCCGCTCTTCcccttccttctctctcttccctTTCACCTTCCTCGTCTCCCTCCTCTCGTTCCTCTTCTCTCTCGCCTTCACTCTCTTCTCTCCCTCCAAGAAAGACTCGTTCCTCCGCCACAACCGCACCGCCTTCTCGATCACCTTATCTCAAACGAAGCTCATACTCGCGAAATCGGTGTTTCTAGCGGTCGTCTTCCTCCTCCGATTCCAAGCTCTCCGCTACTGCAGCGCAGCCGCTATGATCTTGGCCGAGCTCTCCGGCACAGTCTCCGCCAGAGTCTTGTCAGGCGATCATGGATCATCCAAGGTTCGTGGGTTTTGCATTTTGTTCGCTGGGCTGTTGCTGTTATCGATCAGCTGGGATCGTGTAGACTGCTTCCCTTTCTCCTCGTCGTCTCTACAGAACTGCTTGAGAATATGGCCTATGCTGCTTCCGTTTCTATCTGGCTTCTTAGGCTGCTACGAGAAGGTTTCCATGAACTGGGTCGAGATCAAACAGCTTGATCAGAAACGGGTTCGTTTGATAACCTTGTTTCTAACCACCGTGTTGCTGTTCCCGCTTGCTCTCTGGAGCTTTGTTGAAAGTGATGAAGCTGGTGTCTCCTTTGGGAATCTAGGTTGGCCTTTAGCTAACACTGTTGTGTTCGGAGTACTCTTGAGTGAGAGTTACAACGACGATAAGTTGAAGAAAGACTCTGAGAGGGAGTTTCTCGTTACGTTTCTTTGCACTATTGTTTTGGAGCTCTTCTACTTTCCCGAGCTTTCTCTTTGGGGACTGTTGCTGTGTGGTTTCTTGCTTTACGTTGCGGTTAGAGAGTTAGACTCTTCGGATTATCAAGAGATTGGGATGGAATCTCCTGAGTCGTTCTCCGCCGTGTTTATGAAACCTATCCGTCATATTTTGAGTGAGAAGAAGTCTAGAAAGATTGCGCTTTTTCTTCTGATCAACACTGCGTATATGGTTGTTGAGTTTGTGGCGGGTTTCATGAGCAATAGTCTTGGACTTATCTCGGATGCTTGTCACATGTTGTTTGATTGTGCTGCTTTGGCGATTGGGTTGTATGCTTCTTATATCTCTCGTCTTCCTGCTAACCATCAGTTCAACTATGGTCGTGGGAGATTCGAGGTGCTTTCTGGTTATGTTAACGCGGtgtttcttgttcttgttgGAGCTCTCATTGTGCTTGAGTCGATTGAGAGGATCTTGGATCCTCAGGAGATTTCTACTAGTAGTCTTTTGGTTGTCTCGATTGGTGGGCTTCTTGTGAATGTTGTTGGGTTGATCTTTTTCCATGAGGAGCATCATCATGCTCATGGTGGAGGATCTGGTTGCACACATTCTCACTCCCACCAGTCTCATAAACATGAGGAGCATCATGATCATGATGATCATCAGCATCATTCCCATAGCCATAAACATGAAGAGCATCATGATCATCATCAGCATCATTCCCATAATCACAAAAATGAGGAGAGTCATGACCACAACCAtgaccatcatcatcattcCCATAGCCATACTCATGAGGAGCATCATGAAGACAACCACAGCCACGGGAACGACCATGGCCATCATCACCATTCTGATCATAAACCCGCAAAAGGTGAGATCAAGGAGCATCACCACATTGACCATAACATGGAAGGGATCTTCCTTCATGTTTTAGCAGACACCATGGGGAGTGTTGGAGTTGTGGTTTCGACACTCTTGATCAAATACAAGGGATGGTTAGTTGCAGATCCAGCAAGCTCGATCTTCATCTCCATCCTCATCATCGCTTCAGTCATTCCGTTGCTCAGAAACTCTGCAGGGATTCTACTGCAGAGAGTCCCCAAGGCTCACGAGCACGACCTGAGAGAAGCCATGAGGAACATCCTCAAGACGAAAGGCGTTTGCAGTATCCAGAGACTACATGTATGGAGCTTCACGAACTCAGACGTGGTGGCTACTCTCCATCTCCTTGTGTCAGGTGATTCAGATAAGACGGATACTAAGTTGCAAGTCTCGCATTTGTTAGAAGATGCAGGAGTGAAGGATTTGACTTTGCAGGTTGAATTTGTTAACTCATAG
- the LOC103863944 gene encoding DNA-directed RNA polymerases II, IV and V subunit 6A — MADDDYNEVDDLGYEDEPAEPEIEEGIDEDADMKDNDDINGEPLETEDKVETEPVQRPRKTSKFMTKYERARILGTRALQISMNAPVMVELEGETDPLEIAMKELRQRKIPFTIRRYLPDGSFEEWGVDELIVEDSWKRQVGGD, encoded by the exons ATGGCGGACGATGATTATAACGAAGTTGATGACTTGGG TTATGAGGATGAGCCAGCGGAGCCTGAGATTGAA GAAGGAATAGATGAAGATGCTGATATGAAGGATAACGACGATATCAATGGAGAGCCTCTTGAAACAGAAGACAAGGTCGAGACAGAACCTGTACAACGTCCTCGGAAAACTTCCAAGTTTATGACCAAGTATGAACGTGCACGCATCCTCGGCACTCGTGCTCTGCAGATTAG CATGAATGCTCCTGTCATGGTTGAGCTTGAGGGTGAGACTGACCCACTTGAG ATTGCTATGAAGGAGCTGAGGCAAAGGAAGATACCCTTCACTATTAGACGTTACCTACCTGATGGGAG TTTTGAGGAATGGGGAGTTGATGAATTGATCGTTGAAGACTCGTGGAAACGTCAAGTTGGTGGTGATTGA